A single Candoia aspera isolate rCanAsp1 chromosome 7, rCanAsp1.hap2, whole genome shotgun sequence DNA region contains:
- the LMF2 gene encoding lipase maturation factor 2, whose amino-acid sequence MAAEAPPRLARQLFLRGLAAAFLAAFASLYVQVPGLYGKDGILPARKMLRFTGKGFWEQLRDSPTLLWLGPRLGLETEQGLELLCLLGTLLSFGALVLEPLRDSLVFLALWAFYLSLYQVGQVFLYFQWDSLLLETGFLAVLVAPLHLLKWRSTAWKAHDGVTFWLVRWLLFRLMFASGVVKLTSRCPTWWGLTALTYHYETQCIPTPAAWFAHQLPFWFQKFSVVATYVIEIAVPPLFFVPLRHLRLFAFYSQVFLQALIIVTGNYNFFNMLTVVLSFSLLDDEHVGLWLGHGRKKASGAWPSRLAALLMELGVYGFLVYWTTRSFGLTVNWEKRLLESKTAFTYHEFTQWLKMVTLPLVALGLLSLLWEILQAGYRSACVRGFFWKLWAALQWAVFSTAALGMFTVSLVPFTYIEYESNGKLWPGIHHLFGAVDRYQLANSYGLFRRMTGVGGRPEVVVEGSYDKETWTEIEFMYKPGNVSAPPPIVAPHQPRLDWQMWFAALGHHTHSPWFTSFVYRLLQGKKEVIHLVQVDDSKYPFRSQPPAYIRARLYKYWFTEAGKDGTLPQKWWRRQRIEEFYPVVFLGDPNLEAQLAKHGLKDVPPLKHPPDALLPGMLQRVRENLHPYTGPAIIWSLYLTGVAVGFLWGLGSRLPVGGAPGGGKHKQARPADAVVDAGGGGDQAADEKNGQLRRKEEKARAAGDPPTNGLRHAKKKK is encoded by the exons ATGGCCGCCGAGGCGCCCCCCCGCCTGGCCCGGCAGCTCTTCCTGCGCGGCCTGGCCGCCGCCTTCCTGGCCGCCTTCGCCTCCCTCTACGTCCAGGTGCCCG GCCTCTATGGGAAAGACGGCATCCTGCCGGCACGGAAGATGCTTCGCTTCACGGGCAAGGGCTTCTGGGAGCAGCTGCGGGACTCCCCAACTCTGTTGTGGCTGGGCCCCCGCCTGGGGCTGGAGACGGAGCAGGGCTTGGAGCTGCTCTGCCTGCTGGGGACGCTGCTCTCCTTCGGGGCCCTGGTGCTGGAGCCCCTGCGGGACAGCCTGGTCTTCCTGGCCCTCTGGGCCTTCTATCTCTCGCTGTACCAG gTGGGACAGGTGTTCCTGTACTTCCAGTG GGACAGCCTTTTGCTGGAGACGGGCTTCTTGGCTGTGTTGGTGGCCCCTCTGCACCTGCTGAAGTGGCGCTCAACAGCCTGGAAAGCGCATGACGGGGTGACCTTCTGGCTTGTGCGCTGGCTGCTTTTCCGGTTGATGTTTGCCTCGGGGGTGGTGAAGCTGACCAGCCGCTGCCCCACCTGGTGGGGGCTCACAG CTTTGACGTACCACTACGAAACCCAGTGCATTCCCACCCCAGCCGCGTGGTTTGCCCACCAGTTGCCGTTCTGGTTCCAGAAATTCAGTGTGGTGGCCACCTACGTGATCGAGATAGCCGTCCCACCCCTCTTCTTCGTGCCGCTGCGCCACCTCCGCCTGTTCGCCTTCTACAGCCAG GTCTTTCTGCAAGCCCTGATCATCGTCACCGGTAACTACAATTTTTTCAACATGCTGACGGTGGTGCTGAGCTTCTCGCTGCTTGACGACGAGCATGTGGGGCTGTGGCTGGGCCATGGCAGGAAGAAAGCAAGTGGTG CCTGGCCCTCACGGTTGGCCGCCCTGCTGATGGAGCTGGGTGTCTACGGCTTCCTGGTCTACTGGACCACCCGTTCCTTTGGGCTGACGGTCAACTGGGAGAAGAGGCTCCTCGAATCCAAGACAG CGTTCACCTATCACGAGTTCACGCAGTGGCTGAAGATGGTGACTCTCCCTCTGGTGGCCCTGGGCCTGCTCTCCTTGCTCTGGGAGATCCTTCAGGCTGGATACAG gaGCGCCTGTGTCCGCGGCTTTTTCTGGAAACTCTGGGCTGCCCTGCAGTGGGCTGTTTTCTCCACTGCCGCCTTAGGGATGTTCACTGTCAGCCTG GTCCCCTTCACGTACATAGAGTACGAGTCCAACGGAAAGCTCTGGCCAGGCATCCATCACCTCTTTGGGGCTGTTGACCGCTACCAGCTGGCCAATTCCTACGGGCTCTTTCGGCGGATGACGGGAGTCGGTGGGCGGCCAGAGGTGGTGGTGGAAGGCAGCTATGACAAGGAAACGTGGACC gagATCGAGTTCATGTACAAACCGGGCAATGTCAGCGCTCCGCCCCCCATCGTGGCCCCGCACCAGCCCCGCCTGGACTGGCAGATGTGGTTCGCCGCGCTGGGCCACCACACGCACAGCCCCTGGTTCACCAGCTTCGTCTACCGCCTCCTGCAGGGCAAGAAGGAAG TGATCCACCTTGTGCAGGTGGATGACTCCAAGTACCCCTTCCGGTCCCAGCCCCCAGCCTACATCCGGGCCCGGCTGTACAAGTACTGGTTCACCGAGGCCGGGAAGGATGG GACCCTTCCTCAGAAATGGTGGAGGCGCCAGAGGATCGAGGAATTCTACCCTGTGGTCTTCCTGGGTGACCCCAACCTGGAAGCTCAGTTGGCCAAGCACGGGCTGAAG GACGTGCCCCCCCTGAAGCACCCTCCGGATGCCCTCCTGCCAGGCATGCTGCAGCGAGTGCGAGAGAACCTCCATCCCTACACTGGCCCGGCCATCATCTGGTCTCTATACCTCACCGGAGTGGCTGTTGGCTTCCTGTGGGGACTGGGCAGCCGCCTGCCAGTGGGAGGGGCTCCTGGTGGCGGGAAGCACAAGCAGGCCCGGCCGGCCGACGCGGTGGTGGATGCCGGCGGTGGTGGGGACCAGGCTGCCGATGAGAAGAACGGGCAgctgaggaggaaggaggagaaggccAGGGCTGCCGGCGACCCCCCCACCAACGGGCTCCGGCACGCCAAGAAGAAGAAATAA
- the MIOX gene encoding inositol oxygenase produces the protein MKAVSLACQSSEIPQPDGNLENPKSKGNFRNFKEGPLIDRVHHTYLLMHTNQTVEFVQKKNEEYGGCSLRQMTTMEALDLLDKVVDESDPDVDFPNSYHAYQTAEGIREKHPEKDWFHLVGLLHDLGKILALAGEPQWAVVGDTFPVGCKLQDSIIFKDSTFHDNPDMRNPLYTTTYGIYQPHCGLENVLMSWGHDEYMYKVMKKNKFALPEEAFYMIRFHSFYPWHTGGDYMHLCNAKDLQMLPWVKEFNKFDLYTKCKELPDPQQLKPYYESLVAKYCPGRLSW, from the exons ATGAAGGCGGTTAGCCTG GCATGTCAGTCTTCTGAGATTCCCCAGCCTGATGGTAATCTGGAGAACCCAAAGTCCAAAGGAAACTTCAGGAATTTCAAG GAGGGGCCGCTGATCGACCGAGTGCACCACACTTACCTGCTTATGCACACCAACCAGACAGTGGAATTTGTGCAGAAAAAG AATGAGGAATATGGGGGCTGCAGCCTCCGTCAGATGACCACCATGGAGGCCTTGGACTTGCTAGACAAGGTGGTGGATGAATCGGACCCAGATGTTGACTTCCCCAACTCCTACCACGCCTACCAGACAGCAGAGGGCATTCGGGAGAAGCACCCTGAGAAAG ATTGGTTCCACCTGGTTGGACTGCTCCATGATTTGGGGAAGATTTTGGCCCTTGCTGGTGAACCACAG TGGGCCGTGGTGGGAGACACCTTCCCCGTGGGCTGCAAGCTCCAGGACTCCATCATTTTCAAGGACTCCACTTTCCATGACAACCCTGACATGAGGAATCCTCTGTACAC GACCACATACGGGATTTATCAGCCCCACTGTGGCTTGGAGAATGTCCTGATGTCATGGGGCCATGATG AGTACATGTATAAAGTGATGAAGAAAAATAAGTTTGCTCTTCCGGAGGAG GCTTTCTACATGATCCGGTTCCACTCCTTCTACCCCTGGCACACTGGGGGGGATTATATGCATCTGTGCAACGCCAAGGACCTCCAGATGCTGCCCTGGGTGAAAGAGTTCAA CAAGTTTGACCTCTACACCAAGTGCAAGGAGCTTCCTGATCCGCAGCAGCTCAAGCCCTACTACGAAAGCCTCGTAGCCAAGTACTGTCCAGGCCGACTGTCCTGGTGA